One segment of Pseudodesulfovibrio sp. 5S69 DNA contains the following:
- the argJ gene encoding bifunctional glutamate N-acetyltransferase/amino-acid acetyltransferase ArgJ — MKIPVGYSFAAAAASFKKAGKLDLGAIVSRTPAVAAGVFTTNKFKAAPVLQCMEMLADGRKMSGFLGNSGQANACTGDQGRANCRETLNLAARALDVPADELLPASTGVIGAQFDMQKWADVMPALRESLATAGPEDTARAIMTTDTMPKLAEASFELKGGEVRLLGMCKGAGMISPKMATMLCFVACDADISAEAWQTMLADCVNLTINRVTVDGDMSTNDCVMALANGESGVAIESEDDYVLLRKHLLSVLEELAYKIVMDAEGGTKVAFIEVSGAKSDADAEKVARAVGNSPLVKTALFGSDPNWGRIICAAGYSGADFKAEDLVLKIGGVLVFRNGTPEPGNMDDLLNPIMKERDIVIHIDVGDGPGSSMLLASDLTREYISINADYRS; from the coding sequence ATGAAGATACCCGTTGGATACAGCTTCGCCGCGGCCGCGGCGTCGTTCAAAAAAGCCGGCAAACTCGACCTGGGGGCCATTGTCAGCCGGACTCCGGCCGTGGCCGCCGGGGTGTTCACGACCAACAAGTTCAAGGCCGCGCCCGTGCTGCAGTGCATGGAGATGCTGGCGGACGGCCGGAAGATGTCCGGCTTCCTGGGCAACTCGGGCCAGGCCAACGCCTGCACCGGCGACCAGGGCCGCGCCAACTGTCGCGAGACCCTGAACCTGGCGGCCCGGGCGCTCGACGTCCCGGCCGACGAGCTGCTGCCCGCCTCCACCGGGGTCATCGGCGCGCAGTTCGACATGCAAAAATGGGCCGACGTCATGCCCGCCCTCAGGGAGAGCCTGGCCACCGCCGGCCCCGAGGACACGGCCCGCGCGATCATGACCACGGACACGATGCCCAAGCTGGCCGAGGCGTCCTTTGAGCTCAAGGGCGGCGAGGTCCGCCTGCTCGGCATGTGCAAGGGCGCGGGCATGATCTCGCCGAAGATGGCCACCATGCTCTGCTTCGTGGCCTGCGACGCGGATATCTCGGCCGAGGCCTGGCAGACCATGCTGGCCGACTGCGTGAACCTGACCATCAACCGGGTCACCGTGGACGGCGACATGTCCACCAACGACTGCGTCATGGCCCTGGCCAACGGCGAGTCGGGCGTGGCCATCGAGTCCGAGGACGACTACGTGCTGCTGCGCAAGCACCTGCTCTCCGTGCTGGAGGAGCTGGCCTACAAGATCGTCATGGACGCCGAGGGCGGCACCAAGGTGGCCTTCATCGAGGTCTCGGGCGCGAAGAGCGACGCGGACGCCGAGAAGGTGGCCCGGGCCGTGGGCAACTCGCCCCTGGTCAAGACCGCGCTGTTCGGCTCGGACCCCAACTGGGGCCGGATCATCTGCGCGGCGGGCTACTCGGGCGCGGACTTCAAGGCCGAGGACCTGGTCCTCAAGATCGGCGGCGTGCTGGTCTTCCGCAACGGCACCCCGGAACCGGGCAACATGGACGACCTGCTGAACCCGATCATGAAGGAGCGGGACATCGTCATCCACATCGACGTGGGCGACGGTCCGGGCTCCTCCATGCTCCTGGCCAGCGACCTGACCCGCGAATACATTTCCATCAACGCGGACTACCGCAGTTAA